In one Brassica oleracea var. oleracea cultivar TO1000 chromosome C9, BOL, whole genome shotgun sequence genomic region, the following are encoded:
- the LOC106313291 gene encoding erlin-2-B isoform X2: MDPQQRRTETGPRPPVGEPGGDVTSIFIAFGVFIAIAALVMSPSSLVHQVPEGHVGAYWRGGALLNIITEPGFHVKLPFITNYEPVQVTLQTDQVKDIPCGTKGGVMITFEKIEVVNRLRKDYVYDTLLNYGVDYDNTWIYDKIHHEINQFCSSHSLQQVYIDIFDQIDERMKEALQADCTRYAPGIEIISVRVTKPKIPESMRRNFEQMEEERTKVLIAIEKQRVAEKEAETKKIMAISEAEKNANVSKILMEQKLTEKDSARREADIENQMYLDRQKSLADADYYRVLKEAEANKLKLTPEFLELKFIDAIARNTKMFFGDKVPNMVLDQRLLGNFLNHSTKDKSNDGNSERATDS, translated from the exons ATGGATCCTCAGCAGCGGAGAACTGAAACCGGTCCCCGTCCTCCCGTCGGTGAACCCGGCGGCGACGTCACTTCGATTTTCATCGCGTTCGGTGTTTTCATCGCAATCGCCGCTTTG GTCATGTCCCCTTCATCGTTGGTGCACCAAGTCCCTGAAGGTCACGTTGGAGCTTATTGGAGAGGTGGTGCTCTTCTCAACATCATTACCGAGCCTG GTTTTCATGTGAAGCTGCCTTTCATTACCAACTACGAGCCTGTTCAAGTTACTCTCCAAACAGATCAA GTGAAGGATATACCATGTGGTACCAAAGGAGGTGTCATGATTACCTTTGAGAAGATTGAA GTTGTTAATCGTCTGCGTAAGGATTATGTCTATGACACTTTGCTCAACTATGGTGTCGACTATGATAACACATGGATATACGACAAGATTCACCATGAGATCAACCAGTTCTGCAGCTCTCATTCGCTTCAGCAAGTCTACATTGACATCTTTGACCAG ATTGATGAACGAATGAAAGAGGCGCTTCAGGCTGATTGCACACGTTATGCTCCAGGAATTGAGATTATTAGTGTGCGTGTCACTAAGCCTAAAATTCCAGAGAGTATGAGGCGGAACTTTGAGCAGATGGAAGAGGAACGCACTAAG GTCTTGATCGCTATTGAGAAACAAAGAGTTGCTGAGAAAGAGGCTGAGACAAAGAAGATAATGGCCATTAGTGAAGCCGAGAAGAATGCCAATGTTAGTAAGATTCTGATGGAACAGAAACTGACTGAGAAAGACAGTGCACGGAGAGAAGCGGATATCGAGAATCAGATGTATCTTGACCGTCAAAAGAGTCTCGCTGATGCTGATTACTACCG TGTGCTGAAAGAAGCTGAAGCAAACAAGTTGAAGCTCACTCCTGAATTTCTCGAACTTAAATTCATCGATGCCATTGCTCGTAACACCAAAATGTTCTTCGGTGACAAG GTACCTAACATGGTATTGGATCAAAGGCTGCTTGGGAACTTCCTCAATCATTCGACAAAAGACAAATCTAATGATGGGAACTCGGAAAGGGCCACTGATTCATAG
- the LOC106313291 gene encoding erlin-2-B isoform X1, giving the protein MDPQQRRTETGPRPPVGEPGGDVTSIFIAFGVFIAIAALQVMSPSSLVHQVPEGHVGAYWRGGALLNIITEPGFHVKLPFITNYEPVQVTLQTDQVKDIPCGTKGGVMITFEKIEVVNRLRKDYVYDTLLNYGVDYDNTWIYDKIHHEINQFCSSHSLQQVYIDIFDQIDERMKEALQADCTRYAPGIEIISVRVTKPKIPESMRRNFEQMEEERTKVLIAIEKQRVAEKEAETKKIMAISEAEKNANVSKILMEQKLTEKDSARREADIENQMYLDRQKSLADADYYRVLKEAEANKLKLTPEFLELKFIDAIARNTKMFFGDKVPNMVLDQRLLGNFLNHSTKDKSNDGNSERATDS; this is encoded by the exons ATGGATCCTCAGCAGCGGAGAACTGAAACCGGTCCCCGTCCTCCCGTCGGTGAACCCGGCGGCGACGTCACTTCGATTTTCATCGCGTTCGGTGTTTTCATCGCAATCGCCGCTTTG CAGGTCATGTCCCCTTCATCGTTGGTGCACCAAGTCCCTGAAGGTCACGTTGGAGCTTATTGGAGAGGTGGTGCTCTTCTCAACATCATTACCGAGCCTG GTTTTCATGTGAAGCTGCCTTTCATTACCAACTACGAGCCTGTTCAAGTTACTCTCCAAACAGATCAA GTGAAGGATATACCATGTGGTACCAAAGGAGGTGTCATGATTACCTTTGAGAAGATTGAA GTTGTTAATCGTCTGCGTAAGGATTATGTCTATGACACTTTGCTCAACTATGGTGTCGACTATGATAACACATGGATATACGACAAGATTCACCATGAGATCAACCAGTTCTGCAGCTCTCATTCGCTTCAGCAAGTCTACATTGACATCTTTGACCAG ATTGATGAACGAATGAAAGAGGCGCTTCAGGCTGATTGCACACGTTATGCTCCAGGAATTGAGATTATTAGTGTGCGTGTCACTAAGCCTAAAATTCCAGAGAGTATGAGGCGGAACTTTGAGCAGATGGAAGAGGAACGCACTAAG GTCTTGATCGCTATTGAGAAACAAAGAGTTGCTGAGAAAGAGGCTGAGACAAAGAAGATAATGGCCATTAGTGAAGCCGAGAAGAATGCCAATGTTAGTAAGATTCTGATGGAACAGAAACTGACTGAGAAAGACAGTGCACGGAGAGAAGCGGATATCGAGAATCAGATGTATCTTGACCGTCAAAAGAGTCTCGCTGATGCTGATTACTACCG TGTGCTGAAAGAAGCTGAAGCAAACAAGTTGAAGCTCACTCCTGAATTTCTCGAACTTAAATTCATCGATGCCATTGCTCGTAACACCAAAATGTTCTTCGGTGACAAG GTACCTAACATGGTATTGGATCAAAGGCTGCTTGGGAACTTCCTCAATCATTCGACAAAAGACAAATCTAATGATGGGAACTCGGAAAGGGCCACTGATTCATAG
- the LOC106314569 gene encoding uncharacterized protein LOC106314569 — MLRAVNIQGEAKTGEVIAEMIIECIKEVGHENVVQVLTDNASNCVKAGALILSKFPTIFWTPFVVHTLNLALKNICAHVYNTRSNEEVYDACYWIKSISEDATWIKNFIMNHGVRLVMFTEHCDLKLLTIASTRFASTVVMPKRFKKIKTGLQQMVISPKWDDYKDDGVERASTVKKKILDEMLWDEIDYALSFTLPIYNVIRAADTDKPSLHLVYEWWESMIQTVKKFIFRKERKELEDDSVFWNAVQSILTSRWSKSNTPLHCMAHSLNPK, encoded by the exons ATGTTAAGAGCAGTCAACATTCAAGGTGAAGCAAAAACTGGTGAGGTGATTGCAGAAATGATCATAGAATGCATCAAGGAGGTTGGACATGAGAATGTGGTTCAAGTACTCACAGATAACGCTTCAAATTGTGTAAAAGCTGGTGCACTTATTTTATCTAAGTTTCCTACTATCTTCTGGACACCATTTGTGGTTCATACTTTGAATCTTGCTCTCAAAAACATATGTGCACATGTTTATAATACAAGAAGCAATGAAGAAGTGTATGATGCTTGTTATTGGATAAAGTCTATCAGTGAGGATGCCACTTGGATCAAGAACTTTATTATGAACCATGGAGTGAGGCTTGTCATGTTCACAGAACATTGTGATCTTAAACTCCTTACAATTGCTTCGACAAG GTTTGCTTCAACAGTTGTGATGCCTAAGAGATTCAAGAAAATAAAAACCGGGTTACAACAAATGGTGATCAGTCCTAAATGGGATGATTATAAAGATGATGGTGTAGAAAGAGCATCGACAGTAAAGAAAAAGATATTAGATGAGATGTTATGGGATGAGATTGATTATGCTTTGTCTTTCACTTTGCCGATATATAATGTGATTAGAGCAGCTGACACTGATAAGCCTTCACTTCATCTGGTTTATGAGTGGTGGGAAAGCATGATACAGACTGTGAAAAAGTTTATCTTTAGAAAGGAAAGGAAAGAACTTGAAGATGACTCGGTTTTTTGGAATGCGGTGCAGTCTATTTTGACCTCTCGTTGGAGTAAGAGTAACACTCCTCTCCATTGTATGGCACATTCTTTAAATCCCAAGTAA
- the LOC106317507 gene encoding uncharacterized protein LOC106317507: MASFLNVLKEVMCILHESGKLFLKNKKLMFSVLVIPLFLNGLVYLFNVFAIKPEITNLIQESSLIPMMDPSTPEYLAHLMKVFQDFQQFVVSSYIFSAVSSIINLLSVLVIVHASALTHKEENVKIKDFPALTLKSWKGPLVTSFYIVLFSLGYWFLFVIVLFPLLLLSTKFDYLAAKSGALFVLFSVFESYLAIVWYLSLVISILEETYGIQALGKAAKIVKGMKPKLFLLNLFFGLVSFGLVQIVRRVDLNRSFAVILTTGLVVVSSIAAVRMFQIVSYTITYFQCKGLQGKDVESLRDVEYTKLSSTTLIGALP; the protein is encoded by the coding sequence ATGGCTTCCTTCTTGAATGTTCTAAAAGAGGTTATGTGTATCTTACATGAATCTGGCAAACTCTTTCTCAAGAACAAGAAGCTGATGTTCTCTGTCTTGGTAATCCCTCTGTTTCTAAATGGTTTAGTTTACTTGTTCAACGTCTTTGCCATCAAACCCGAGATAACAAACTTGATTCAAGAATCAAGTCTGATACCTATGATGGATCCAAGCACCCCAGAATACTTAGCCCATCTTATGAAAGTCTTTCAAGATTTTCAACAATTTGTGGTGTCTTCATACATATTTTCCGCAGTCTCCTCCATCATCAACCTTTTATCTGTTCTAGTCATCGTCCATGCTTCAGCTCTTACTCATAAAGAAGAGAATGTGAAGATCAAAGACTTCCCTGCTCTGACCCTTAAATCTTGGAAGGGACCTCTTGTGACCAGTTTCTACATCGTTCTCTTCAGTCTTGGCTATTGGTTTCTCTTCGTCATAGTTCTTTTTCCTCTTCTTTTGTTATCTACAAAATTCGATTACTTGGCAGCCAAGTCTGGGGCTTTGTTTGTTCTGTTCTCAGTGTTTGAGTCCTATTTAGCTATCGTTTGGTATCTATCTTTGGTCATATCGATACTTGAGGAAACTTATGGGATCCAAGCTTTGGGGAAAGCTGCAAAGATCGTTAAAGGGATGAAACCGAAACTATTTCTCTTGAATCTTTTCTTCGGTTTAGTGTCCTTCGGTTTAGTTCAGATAGTGAGGCGGGTGGATTTGAACCGTTCATTTGCAGTTATCTTAACCACCGGTTTGGTTGTTGTGAGTTCTATCGCTGCAGTGAGGATGTTTCAGATTGTGAGTTACACCATTACCTATTTCCAATGTAAGGGACTCCAAGGCAAAGACGTTGAGTCGCTGAGGGATGTTGAATATACGAAACTATCCTCTACTACGCTCATAGGAGCATTGCCTTGA